From the genome of Ectobacillus sp. JY-23, one region includes:
- a CDS encoding PqqD family protein: MSITYQCSANLDIVEMDGEWVVLDTESFTITKINEVGASILKGIQAKQSVDSIIKEIVATYAIDYTVVAQDTASFIKELQKIGLIMNEQHV, encoded by the coding sequence ATGAGTATAACGTATCAGTGTTCGGCTAATTTGGATATTGTAGAAATGGACGGAGAATGGGTGGTTCTTGATACAGAGAGTTTTACTATTACGAAAATAAATGAAGTAGGTGCTTCTATTCTGAAAGGAATACAAGCAAAGCAAAGTGTAGACAGTATTATTAAAGAAATTGTGGCGACGTATGCTATTGATTATACTGTTGTAGCTCAAGATACAGCATCATTTATAAAAGAGCTACAGAAGATAGGGTTAATTATGAATGAGCAACATGTCTAA
- a CDS encoding ABC transporter ATP-binding protein — translation MIRIQKDTIYQHVQAYFKKDDMKKAFSLLWPYIVSYRIYYFILLFLLLVDIALTLLFAWIFGTILDAAVQSNFARLKQIVPLACGLTVVSIIYHFMDTYIENKVTSGIKRDLKIALFKHILLLRTKEMNRLRSGELLSYFTTDIHSINGVVGRSLMNLIRLPLIYVAALIYLCNINWTLTILNIAVAPLAVLSGLIFGSLLRRNSRVMLHLQDTMHQHVNETFTGLQVIRSFTLEKLFYKKFTSQNTDLYTLELQNTRLSGSFFAAGQAISSVTFLISLCLGALFVFKGTMTAGTLLIFMNLVNYLIYPLTELASQWASFQRAITSVERLTAVFQLPTETATLSSYTPIHIGEKDIHFQNITFSYDGIDHILQQFNLHIQAGKTTAIVGLSGAGKTTLFQLLQGFYEPQQGTIALGHTSIKHYSVAQLRSSIAHVSQEPFLFRGTIRENLQMAKPDVDENTMIQATTAASIHDFIMTLPKQYDTEVGERGVNLSGGQRQRLAIARAILKDAPILLLDEATSALDNQTEETVKKAIDRLMKNRTTLIIAHRLSTIQNADIIVVMDNGDIVQTGTHEELMRQDGLYRELYANYSSTLQET, via the coding sequence ATGATACGAATTCAAAAAGATACAATCTATCAACATGTGCAAGCATATTTTAAAAAAGACGATATGAAAAAAGCTTTTTCCTTACTATGGCCTTATATTGTTTCCTATCGAATATATTACTTTATTTTACTATTCTTATTGCTTGTTGATATTGCCCTTACCTTACTGTTCGCTTGGATTTTCGGCACAATTTTGGACGCTGCTGTGCAAAGTAACTTCGCACGTTTAAAACAGATTGTCCCGTTGGCATGCGGGCTTACCGTTGTCAGCATTATCTATCATTTTATGGATACGTACATTGAGAATAAAGTAACAAGCGGCATTAAAAGAGATTTAAAAATTGCTCTATTTAAGCACATTTTATTGCTTCGCACAAAAGAAATGAACCGTTTGCGTTCTGGAGAGCTTCTCTCCTATTTTACAACTGATATTCATAGCATTAATGGTGTTGTAGGCCGCAGTTTGATGAACTTAATTCGCTTACCCCTTATTTATGTAGCAGCTCTTATCTATTTATGCAATATAAATTGGACACTGACTATCTTAAATATTGCAGTTGCTCCCCTTGCAGTACTTTCAGGCCTTATTTTCGGATCACTACTAAGACGAAACAGTCGTGTTATGCTGCATTTACAAGATACAATGCACCAGCATGTGAATGAAACATTTACTGGTTTACAAGTAATTCGTTCGTTCACCTTAGAGAAGCTATTTTATAAGAAGTTTACTTCTCAAAATACGGATTTATATACATTAGAATTGCAAAATACGAGATTAAGCGGTTCTTTTTTCGCTGCTGGACAAGCTATTAGCTCTGTTACCTTTTTAATTAGCCTTTGCTTAGGTGCCCTGTTTGTTTTCAAAGGAACGATGACTGCAGGTACGTTGCTCATTTTTATGAACTTGGTAAATTATTTAATCTATCCTTTGACTGAATTGGCCAGTCAGTGGGCCAGCTTTCAACGGGCTATTACATCCGTAGAACGATTAACGGCTGTTTTCCAGCTCCCTACTGAAACTGCTACACTCTCTTCTTATACACCTATACATATAGGAGAAAAGGACATTCACTTCCAAAATATTACGTTTAGTTATGATGGGATAGATCATATTTTACAACAATTCAATCTTCATATACAGGCTGGTAAAACAACAGCAATTGTAGGGTTAAGCGGAGCCGGTAAAACCACCTTGTTTCAACTGTTGCAAGGGTTTTATGAGCCGCAACAGGGGACCATTGCCCTCGGTCACACATCTATAAAACATTATTCGGTTGCACAATTACGCAGTTCTATTGCACATGTATCGCAAGAACCTTTCTTATTCAGGGGTACTATTCGTGAGAACCTGCAAATGGCCAAGCCTGATGTAGACGAAAACACTATGATACAAGCAACAACCGCAGCAAGCATCCATGATTTCATTATGACATTGCCCAAGCAGTATGATACTGAGGTAGGGGAAAGAGGAGTGAATCTTTCAGGTGGCCAAAGACAGCGCCTTGCCATAGCAAGAGCTATCCTAAAGGATGCTCCCATTCTTTTATTGGATGAAGCAACCTCTGCGCTTGACAACCAAACAGAAGAGACAGTAAAAAAAGCAATAGATAGACTAATGAAAAACCGTACAACTCTCATCATCGCTCACCGTTTATCAACCATTCAAAACGCCGATATCATTGTAGTGATGGACAATGGAGATATTGTTCAAACTGGTACACATGAAGAATTGATGAGACAAGATGGTTTATATCGAGAATTATACGCTAATTACTCCTCTACACTGCAAGAAACATAA
- a CDS encoding serine/threonine-protein kinase, which translates to MNDFVMIEIDNQRFALREHHDFQWLAQLGTVFAVFAEQDSGNLCFGVTKNGAKQFVKYAGAKTMMYEEKPEYAVEVLQQAVLRYEVLQHPHLVTLQHHFPTACGYAAIFDWFSGESLHMPRSFPGDSKYTEPRSPFHRYRKLSVAQRLASLHALFSFHVHVEAKNYVAIDFYDGSILYDFDNHTTKMCDIDLYSPKPYVNKAGRMWGSSRFMAPEEVTFGAVIDEKTNVFAMGAAAFVLLGDGRNRSFTYWEANKDLYEVARKAIQENREERYTSVKAFFQAWCEAGGE; encoded by the coding sequence ATGAACGATTTTGTGATGATCGAAATAGATAATCAAAGATTTGCGTTACGTGAGCATCATGATTTTCAGTGGCTGGCGCAGCTTGGAACCGTTTTCGCTGTATTTGCAGAACAAGATTCAGGGAATCTTTGTTTTGGTGTGACGAAGAATGGTGCCAAGCAGTTTGTGAAGTATGCTGGCGCCAAAACGATGATGTATGAAGAGAAGCCGGAGTATGCAGTGGAAGTATTGCAGCAAGCCGTTTTGCGATACGAAGTATTACAGCATCCGCACTTGGTAACGCTGCAGCATCACTTTCCAACTGCATGTGGTTATGCGGCTATCTTTGATTGGTTTTCTGGAGAGTCGTTACATATGCCTCGGTCGTTTCCAGGTGACAGTAAATATACGGAACCAAGATCCCCATTTCATCGATATCGTAAGTTATCAGTGGCACAGCGTCTTGCTTCCTTACACGCTTTATTTTCTTTTCACGTGCACGTTGAAGCAAAGAATTATGTGGCAATTGATTTTTATGATGGGAGCATATTGTACGATTTTGATAATCACACCACGAAAATGTGTGATATTGATTTATATAGTCCCAAGCCATATGTGAATAAAGCGGGGAGAATGTGGGGATCATCACGATTTATGGCACCGGAAGAAGTTACCTTCGGTGCGGTCATTGATGAAAAAACCAATGTCTTCGCCATGGGGGCCGCAGCATTTGTATTGCTAGGTGACGGTCGAAATCGTTCATTTACATATTGGGAGGCAAATAAAGATTTGTATGAAGTTGCAAGAAAAGCAATACAAGAGAACAGGGAAGAGCGATACACTTCGGTGAAAGCTTTTTTTCAAGCATGGTGTGAGGCAGGCGGAGAGTGA
- a CDS encoding DUF4397 domain-containing protein yields MKRFLSLLVALMMFSVLATSAFAAEQKEAMVRIVHASPDAPAVDVVVDGKTVVTNAAFKAATDYVKLSAGEHEVQIFATGTVAENKPVISQKLNVEAGKSYTVAAINKVANLELLVMNDEAMTTEGKTKVRVAHLSPDAPAVDVALKGGDALFANAPFKGVTDFKEVDPATLDLEVRAAGTNNVVLNLPQTELKANTLYTVLAVGFAQGEPKLDAIVLTNMSESAMPTSMPKTGNGGASNVWLYAAAAGLLAGTILMFRKTKTN; encoded by the coding sequence ATGAAACGATTTTTATCTTTGTTAGTAGCTTTAATGATGTTCTCTGTATTGGCAACAAGCGCGTTTGCCGCGGAACAAAAAGAAGCCATGGTACGAATTGTTCATGCATCCCCGGATGCACCCGCTGTTGATGTAGTGGTTGATGGAAAAACAGTTGTTACAAATGCTGCATTTAAAGCGGCTACGGATTATGTAAAACTAAGTGCTGGTGAACATGAGGTTCAAATCTTTGCAACGGGTACAGTTGCAGAAAACAAACCAGTTATTTCACAAAAATTAAACGTCGAGGCAGGTAAATCTTACACAGTTGCTGCAATTAATAAGGTTGCCAATTTAGAGCTTCTTGTTATGAATGACGAAGCAATGACAACCGAAGGAAAGACAAAAGTACGTGTCGCACATCTTTCCCCGGATGCACCTGCTGTTGATGTAGCATTAAAAGGTGGGGACGCACTATTTGCCAATGCACCATTCAAAGGTGTTACAGACTTTAAAGAAGTAGATCCTGCAACACTTGATTTAGAAGTACGCGCTGCCGGAACAAACAACGTGGTATTAAATCTGCCGCAAACAGAATTGAAGGCCAATACCCTATATACTGTGTTAGCAGTAGGGTTTGCACAAGGTGAGCCGAAACTTGATGCAATTGTATTAACAAATATGTCCGAGAGTGCTATGCCAACAAGTATGCCAAAGACTGGAAACGGCGGCGCGTCTAATGTATGGTTATACGCAGCGGCAGCAGGTTTACTTGCTGGTACTATCTTGATGTTTCGTAAAACAAAAACAAACTAA
- a CDS encoding NADH-dependent flavin oxidoreductase: protein MMKEQYASLFEEFTFANGVQLKNRVVMAPMTNFSANLDGTVSSEELSYYARRSTGVGMVITACTYVTPNGKGFPGEFAGDSDEMIESLRQLATTIQKKGAKAILQIFHGGRMCPPDLVDKDVVSASAVAAPGSDVLPRALETVEIEAIIREFGETTRRAIEAGFDGVEIHGANGYLIHQFFSPHSNRREDKWGGNVQKRLTFPLAVVDAVKEAVKMYAKQPFLVGYRFSPEEAETPGITMADTLELVDALSEKDLDYLHISLMEFWSKPRRGVNDTRSRLEIIQERIGHKVPVIGVGSIYTADDAMKAMESGVPLIAIGRELIIDPDWVEKVQQGREDEIETKLDLRAQERLVIPTPLWQAIVNRPGWFPVAE from the coding sequence ATGATGAAAGAACAATATGCATCACTTTTTGAAGAATTTACATTTGCTAACGGTGTACAGCTGAAAAACCGTGTTGTTATGGCACCGATGACGAACTTTTCTGCTAATCTGGATGGAACCGTGTCAAGCGAGGAACTGTCTTATTATGCGCGTCGTTCAACCGGCGTCGGGATGGTAATTACAGCTTGTACATATGTGACACCAAATGGAAAAGGATTTCCGGGTGAATTTGCAGGAGACAGTGACGAGATGATTGAAAGCTTACGCCAATTGGCGACTACGATTCAAAAGAAAGGCGCAAAAGCAATTTTGCAAATTTTTCACGGAGGGCGTATGTGTCCGCCTGATTTGGTTGACAAAGATGTTGTAAGCGCCAGCGCAGTTGCAGCTCCAGGTAGCGATGTTTTACCGCGAGCGTTAGAAACAGTAGAAATTGAAGCAATTATTCGTGAGTTTGGAGAAACAACGCGACGCGCCATTGAAGCTGGTTTTGACGGTGTGGAAATTCACGGTGCCAACGGCTATTTAATTCATCAATTTTTCTCACCACACTCCAATCGCCGCGAAGACAAATGGGGCGGCAATGTGCAAAAACGCTTAACATTTCCACTTGCTGTGGTTGATGCAGTAAAAGAAGCGGTTAAAATGTACGCAAAGCAACCATTTCTTGTCGGATATCGATTCTCACCCGAGGAAGCAGAAACGCCGGGTATCACGATGGCTGATACATTGGAATTAGTAGATGCATTAAGTGAAAAGGATCTGGATTATTTGCATATTTCCCTAATGGAGTTTTGGTCTAAACCGAGACGTGGTGTAAACGATACGCGTTCTCGCTTAGAAATCATTCAGGAGCGCATTGGACATAAAGTACCAGTCATTGGTGTTGGTTCTATTTATACAGCAGACGATGCGATGAAGGCAATGGAAAGTGGTGTTCCTTTGATTGCAATTGGACGAGAGTTAATCATTGATCCAGACTGGGTGGAAAAAGTGCAGCAAGGTCGAGAGGATGAAATTGAAACAAAGCTAGATTTACGTGCACAGGAACGTCTTGTTATACCTACGCCTCTTTGGCAAGCAATTGTAAATAGACCGGGCTGGTTCCCAGTTGCGGAATGA
- a CDS encoding Rrf2 family transcriptional regulator, whose protein sequence is MNSEFTIAVHSLVYLAYVPEHMASSEQIAKNVATHPARIRKIMSCLRKNGFVRTKEGIGGGYILSCNPNETTLAQVYRAVSYGTLKPHWCTGDPEQTCLVSANIQTVMDGIFADAESYFEAYLHGITIHSVLEKIKLCP, encoded by the coding sequence GTGAACAGTGAATTTACGATTGCCGTGCATAGTCTTGTATATTTGGCCTATGTACCTGAGCATATGGCAAGCAGCGAGCAAATTGCGAAAAATGTGGCTACACATCCAGCTAGAATTCGTAAAATTATGAGTTGCTTGCGGAAAAATGGCTTTGTCAGAACAAAGGAGGGTATCGGCGGCGGTTATATATTAAGTTGTAATCCTAACGAGACGACACTCGCACAAGTATATCGTGCAGTCTCTTATGGAACTCTAAAGCCTCATTGGTGTACAGGAGATCCGGAGCAAACTTGCCTTGTGTCCGCAAATATCCAAACGGTCATGGATGGCATTTTTGCAGATGCCGAATCCTATTTCGAAGCATATTTACACGGTATTACCATTCATTCTGTATTGGAAAAGATTAAACTTTGTCCTTAA
- a CDS encoding nucleotidyltransferase family protein has product MTIALLQALYNPSYCPLPQEDAYYESALTNISRFGIQSQVYFLLKQQNRLQETPAFFQEQLCQAYTAALYQNIFIKNQTRQIFQAFESLQIEVIPLKGVVFAEKYFGHIGARSTSDIDILVKESDIYRAIQCVKELGFTEEEEMIPSHFHCSFSKLLPGSEIPLTVEIHWHLLKKHTSSLRMADFWEHATPLPSFQHVKELSIPHTFYMICLHGWKHNLNSLKYFLDVIQIISVATHEFNYETLCNEAKNHKTYKRVWRTLSIVYHVFPELVHLKELPFQQKSNLWWEYSFICETKITYKQYISFLYFTFLDFDTYTHRLYALLNWIVPSRVELEFELGRNVNKDRLLVEYSKLYKKRLLSFTKTIFRVNLSQ; this is encoded by the coding sequence TTGACTATTGCATTATTACAAGCTTTATATAACCCTAGTTATTGTCCACTTCCACAAGAAGATGCATATTATGAGTCGGCTCTAACTAATATTTCTCGTTTTGGCATACAGTCGCAAGTATACTTCTTGTTAAAGCAACAAAACCGCTTACAAGAAACGCCTGCCTTTTTTCAAGAACAATTGTGCCAGGCGTATACCGCGGCTCTCTATCAGAATATTTTCATTAAAAATCAGACACGACAGATTTTCCAAGCTTTTGAAAGCCTGCAGATTGAAGTCATCCCACTTAAAGGTGTGGTATTTGCAGAAAAATACTTTGGGCATATAGGGGCAAGATCTACCTCAGATATTGATATTTTAGTTAAAGAATCTGATATCTATAGAGCTATACAATGCGTAAAAGAGCTTGGATTTACGGAAGAAGAAGAAATGATCCCATCTCACTTTCATTGCAGCTTCAGTAAACTGCTGCCCGGGTCTGAAATCCCTCTTACCGTGGAAATACACTGGCACTTATTAAAGAAACATACATCCTCCCTTCGCATGGCAGATTTTTGGGAACATGCAACGCCTTTGCCATCTTTTCAACATGTAAAAGAACTTTCTATACCTCATACATTCTATATGATTTGTTTACACGGCTGGAAGCACAATTTAAATTCTTTAAAATACTTTTTAGATGTTATACAGATTATTTCAGTAGCAACACACGAATTCAATTATGAAACATTATGTAACGAAGCCAAGAATCATAAAACATATAAAAGGGTATGGCGTACCTTATCAATCGTCTATCACGTATTTCCTGAACTCGTGCACCTTAAAGAGTTGCCGTTTCAGCAAAAATCTAATCTGTGGTGGGAGTATTCTTTTATTTGTGAAACAAAAATAACATACAAGCAATATATCAGCTTTCTTTACTTTACTTTTTTAGATTTCGACACTTACACACATAGGCTGTATGCACTTTTGAACTGGATTGTACCATCTCGTGTCGAACTAGAATTTGAGCTAGGAAGAAACGTAAATAAAGATAGACTTCTAGTAGAATATAGCAAACTGTACAAAAAAAGATTACTTAGTTTTACAAAAACAATTTTTCGTGTAAATCTCTCTCAATAA
- the trxA gene encoding thioredoxin → MAIVNATDQTFTQEVKEGLVLVDFWAPWCGPCRMIAPILEEIDEEMSGSIKIVKVNVDENSTIAAQFQIMSIPALILFKNGEIVETTVGYQSKEALTALISNYAE, encoded by the coding sequence ATGGCAATTGTCAACGCAACAGATCAAACATTTACACAAGAAGTAAAAGAAGGCTTGGTGTTGGTAGACTTCTGGGCACCTTGGTGTGGACCTTGTCGCATGATTGCGCCCATATTAGAAGAGATTGATGAGGAAATGAGCGGTTCCATAAAAATAGTAAAAGTTAACGTAGATGAGAATTCGACTATTGCAGCACAATTTCAAATTATGAGCATACCTGCACTTATTTTATTTAAAAATGGTGAGATTGTAGAAACAACAGTGGGCTATCAATCAAAAGAAGCGTTAACAGCACTGATTTCCAATTACGCTGAATAA
- a CDS encoding TasA family protein codes for MSFFKTVSKGVMTASLGLALMGGGTLAYFSDKVETQNAFANGTLDLAVNPTAVVNISNLKPGDTVYREFTLTNSGSLDINKVLLGTKYEVENAQGTEENTDDLAKHIKVRILYNTSSATSTVVEKTLAELKDMTPDITAIGSFVGSNNETGALPIPDGIPADDGKGLGNNIEKLFVQFEFVDDGTDQNQFQGDTLKVDWTFNAQTGGGTEYWDEDPDTN; via the coding sequence ATGAGCTTTTTTAAAACAGTTAGCAAGGGTGTTATGACAGCAAGCTTAGGTTTAGCATTAATGGGAGGAGGAACACTAGCTTACTTTAGCGATAAAGTAGAAACACAAAACGCATTCGCAAACGGTACACTAGATTTAGCTGTGAATCCGACAGCGGTTGTAAACATCAGCAACCTTAAACCTGGCGATACTGTGTATCGTGAGTTCACACTGACTAACAGCGGTTCATTGGATATTAATAAAGTATTACTGGGTACCAAATATGAAGTAGAAAATGCACAAGGTACAGAAGAGAATACAGATGATTTAGCAAAACATATTAAAGTAAGGATTTTGTACAATACGAGTAGTGCTACATCTACCGTTGTTGAAAAAACATTAGCTGAATTAAAAGATATGACACCAGATATTACAGCAATCGGCAGCTTTGTTGGAAGCAATAATGAGACTGGCGCTCTTCCAATACCAGACGGTATTCCAGCTGATGATGGCAAAGGCCTAGGAAACAACATTGAAAAATTATTTGTTCAATTTGAGTTTGTGGATGATGGAACAGATCAAAATCAGTTCCAAGGTGATACATTAAAAGTAGACTGGACGTTCAATGCACAAACTGGTGGCGGTACTGAGTATTGGGATGAAGACCCAGATACAAACTAA
- a CDS encoding IDEAL domain-containing protein: MEYNSKLLKVGDWVRGEAPEGELIHGYIESMDALKGIVKVNVVVSDNEAVVGKRMHLLEKRVEKLAAISAETEEQLAALIDMALLTEDREWFMELTAKLNAIKERSEKASYTRGNTIPTRERIFEARD, encoded by the coding sequence ATGGAGTACAACAGCAAACTACTAAAGGTTGGAGATTGGGTAAGGGGCGAGGCGCCAGAAGGGGAATTGATTCATGGATATATTGAATCAATGGATGCGCTTAAGGGGATTGTCAAAGTGAATGTGGTAGTCTCTGACAATGAAGCTGTAGTTGGGAAGCGTATGCATCTGCTGGAAAAACGCGTAGAAAAATTAGCTGCGATATCTGCAGAAACAGAGGAACAACTTGCAGCATTGATTGATATGGCTTTGCTAACAGAAGACAGGGAGTGGTTTATGGAATTGACTGCGAAATTAAACGCAATAAAAGAGCGCAGTGAAAAAGCAAGTTATACGAGGGGCAATACAATTCCTACACGCGAAAGAATATTTGAAGCAAGAGACTAA
- a CDS encoding DinB family protein produces the protein MNRASQFIHNFLAHRNVTVDLINKIEQGNYDFKPTETSMTAEKLVTHMLTSFYKFAAVVKAGDVSPLMAPIEDTETNLIKLADKYTNETIALLESLTDEDFDRVIDLTRVFGASLPGAHVLQMAYEHEIHHKGNLFVYVRAMGHTELPLFVKRG, from the coding sequence ATGAATCGCGCATCGCAATTCATTCATAACTTTTTGGCACATCGCAACGTAACTGTCGATTTAATCAACAAAATTGAGCAAGGTAACTATGACTTTAAGCCTACAGAAACTTCTATGACGGCAGAAAAGCTTGTCACACATATGCTCACGTCTTTTTATAAATTTGCTGCGGTTGTAAAAGCCGGTGATGTTTCACCGCTAATGGCACCGATTGAAGATACAGAAACAAATCTTATCAAGCTTGCAGATAAGTATACAAACGAAACAATTGCCCTATTAGAGTCTTTAACGGATGAGGATTTTGATCGCGTGATTGACCTGACGCGCGTGTTTGGTGCAAGCCTACCTGGTGCACATGTGCTACAAATGGCATATGAACACGAAATCCATCATAAAGGCAATCTTTTTGTATATGTTCGAGCAATGGGACATACAGAGCTTCCTTTGTTTGTAAAACGCGGATAA
- a CDS encoding LysE family translocator, which yields MLFMKSFILGLSVSAPVGPIGLLCIQRTLTHGKTAGFLTGFGAVTANMIYASIAASGFSIVSSFLLEQEIYLHILGTIFLFYLGIKTFLKKPVQRTAHLTNETLLSMYISTFLLMMTNPVTILNFTAMFAGLGFDQESSSTITTTALISGVFIGASLWWLFLSVAASIFRNKINVHLDLVNKLAGLSIILLGMFSFIS from the coding sequence ATGTTGTTTATGAAAAGCTTTATTTTAGGACTATCTGTATCTGCACCAGTTGGACCAATAGGACTGCTTTGTATACAGCGAACATTAACGCATGGTAAAACAGCAGGTTTTTTAACTGGGTTCGGTGCAGTAACAGCCAATATGATATACGCTAGTATCGCTGCATCTGGTTTTTCTATTGTATCCTCGTTTTTATTGGAGCAAGAAATATATCTACACATTCTAGGGACAATCTTCTTATTTTATCTGGGCATAAAAACATTCTTAAAGAAACCGGTACAAAGAACTGCACACCTTACAAATGAAACATTATTATCTATGTACATCTCAACTTTTTTGCTCATGATGACAAATCCGGTTACAATTTTGAACTTTACGGCAATGTTTGCAGGACTAGGGTTTGATCAGGAATCAAGTTCAACCATCACAACTACAGCGCTCATTAGCGGTGTGTTTATAGGGGCGTCATTATGGTGGCTGTTTTTAAGCGTAGCAGCTAGTATATTTAGAAACAAAATAAACGTTCATCTCGATTTGGTAAATAAGTTGGCTGGACTGTCTATTATCCTATTAGGTATGTTTTCTTTCATTTCATAG
- a CDS encoding aminoglycoside phosphotransferase family protein, with protein MQQRNVASCLIHGDLSYTHILYQDTISGIIDFGDACIGDPAYEFYRLYEDYGEEFVRLVYLYYKTNYPFPFDVTFYDQMQRYYRYHTVFHELLYAIQMRDKRNIKKRVTQYEELLYDNIGNPLKRIVFFCI; from the coding sequence GTGCAACAAAGAAATGTTGCGAGTTGTCTAATTCATGGGGATTTAAGTTATACACATATATTATATCAAGATACGATTTCTGGTATCATAGATTTTGGAGACGCGTGTATCGGCGATCCAGCGTACGAGTTTTATAGATTGTATGAGGATTACGGAGAGGAGTTTGTAAGGTTAGTTTATTTGTATTATAAGACAAATTATCCGTTCCCGTTTGATGTAACTTTTTATGATCAAATGCAGCGTTATTATCGTTATCATACGGTGTTTCATGAGCTGCTGTATGCGATTCAAATGCGAGATAAAAGGAATATAAAGAAGCGTGTAACGCAATATGAAGAGCTTCTATATGACAACATAGGCAATCCACTAAAAAGGATTGTCTTTTTTTGTATTTAA
- a CDS encoding class F sortase, giving the protein MPLAPQVSQTTTVAKGIEPVRIEIPKLRINAPVAPVGLLGDGSMGVPEDTNEVGWYEPGAKPGEFGNAVFAGHVDSYLGPAVFFYLKKLEVGDEVIIRGKNGETFIYVVTSKASYPYDQAPVEDIFGYTAAKRLNLITCAGRYDRKTKNHEERLVVYTELKE; this is encoded by the coding sequence GTGCCGCTAGCACCTCAAGTTTCCCAAACGACAACGGTCGCAAAAGGGATAGAACCAGTCCGTATCGAAATTCCGAAGCTACGTATTAATGCGCCGGTCGCACCCGTTGGTTTATTAGGAGACGGGTCGATGGGCGTACCAGAAGATACAAATGAAGTCGGCTGGTATGAGCCTGGGGCCAAGCCAGGTGAGTTTGGTAATGCCGTATTTGCAGGACATGTGGACAGCTATCTTGGCCCTGCTGTTTTCTTTTACTTAAAAAAACTTGAGGTGGGTGATGAAGTCATCATCCGTGGCAAAAACGGCGAGACATTCATATACGTCGTAACAAGTAAGGCTTCGTATCCGTACGACCAAGCCCCTGTGGAAGATATATTTGGTTACACAGCCGCAAAACGGTTAAACTTAATTACATGTGCAGGACGCTACGATCGAAAAACCAAAAATCACGAGGAGAGGCTCGTTGTCTATACGGAATTAAAGGAATAG